The following proteins come from a genomic window of Sphaerisporangium rubeum:
- a CDS encoding sugar isomerase domain-containing protein — MDISGAAYAERVQALTREVAGSQAGAVRAAAESLLRCLRAGGVVQAFGSGHSEAIAMEIAGRAGGLVPSNRLALRDLVLYGGEPVSVLGPELERDPSVARRVFELAPVGPHDTFVIISSSGVNGSVVELASIVKERGHPLVALTSVRHSNEMTSRHPSGLKLLDLADVVLDNGAPYGDAVLPLPGGGATGAVSTITSALLAQMVVAEVVAALLAAGETPPVYRSSNVADGDEHNRALEARYAGRIRRGG, encoded by the coding sequence GTGGACATCAGCGGCGCCGCCTACGCCGAGCGGGTGCAGGCGCTCACGCGGGAGGTCGCCGGGAGCCAGGCCGGCGCGGTGCGTGCGGCGGCGGAGTCGCTGCTGAGGTGCCTGCGTGCCGGTGGGGTGGTGCAGGCGTTCGGGTCGGGACATTCCGAGGCGATCGCGATGGAGATCGCGGGCCGGGCCGGAGGGCTGGTGCCGTCGAACCGCCTGGCGCTGCGTGATCTGGTGCTGTACGGCGGGGAGCCGGTGTCGGTGCTCGGGCCGGAGCTGGAACGTGATCCGTCGGTGGCGCGGCGGGTGTTCGAGCTGGCGCCGGTGGGGCCGCACGACACCTTCGTGATCATTTCGAGCTCGGGGGTCAACGGCTCGGTCGTGGAGCTGGCGTCCATCGTCAAGGAGCGCGGCCATCCGCTGGTGGCGCTGACCTCGGTGCGGCACAGCAACGAGATGACCTCGCGGCACCCCTCGGGCCTGAAGCTGCTCGACCTCGCCGACGTGGTGCTGGACAACGGCGCGCCGTACGGCGACGCGGTGCTGCCGCTCCCCGGCGGCGGCGCGACCGGCGCGGTGTCGACGATCACGTCGGCGCTGCTGGCGCAGATGGTGGTGGCCGAGGTGGTCGCCGCGCTGCTGGCCGCCGGGGAGACGCCGCCGGTGTACCGCTCGTCCAACGTCGCCGACGGCGACGAGCACAACCGCGCGCTGGAGGCCCGGTACGCCGGTCGTATCCGCCGCGGCGGGTGA
- a CDS encoding cupin domain-containing protein: MRFASEDDAKAVPAAAPRFTEGVHETRFLEAIHENGLRAQRFSYVPGSRSGWHVHDGEQALYVLHGRGVIAREGEPEGVAVGPGDWVHVEPGEKHWHGAAPDATFVHLAVTASGATHWHGPVTEEEYETASATARRATGE; this comes from the coding sequence ATGAGGTTCGCGAGCGAGGACGACGCCAAGGCCGTCCCGGCCGCCGCGCCGCGGTTCACCGAAGGCGTCCACGAGACGAGATTCCTGGAGGCGATCCACGAGAACGGCCTGCGCGCGCAGCGGTTCTCCTACGTCCCCGGCTCGCGTTCCGGCTGGCACGTCCACGACGGCGAGCAGGCCCTGTACGTCCTGCACGGCCGCGGCGTCATCGCACGCGAAGGCGAGCCGGAAGGCGTCGCCGTCGGCCCCGGCGACTGGGTCCACGTCGAACCGGGAGAAAAACACTGGCACGGCGCGGCTCCCGACGCTACCTTCGTCCATCTGGCCGTCACCGCCAGTGGCGCCACCCACTGGCACGGCCCGGTGACCGAAGAAGAGTACGAGACCGCGTCGGCGACCGCGCGCCGCGCGACCGGTGAATGA
- a CDS encoding DUF2087 domain-containing protein: MSEEDTRRVLGLLYQEDTLRVLSALVLTGRPEDAGLDPEATRRALDRLERGGLATPEGSTWHPRRDRFRELLHATKPDPTPATSPEDRVIQTFLVEGRLRAIPTRRDKRLVILDHIARLFDPGVRYSEKDVNVALRAFHDDYAALRRYLVDEGLLDREDNVYWRSGGSVDI; the protein is encoded by the coding sequence TTGTCCGAGGAAGACACCAGACGCGTCTTAGGCCTGCTCTACCAGGAGGACACCCTGCGCGTCCTGTCCGCCCTGGTCCTGACCGGCCGTCCCGAGGACGCCGGCCTGGACCCCGAAGCCACGCGCCGAGCCCTGGACCGCCTGGAACGCGGCGGCCTCGCCACCCCCGAGGGCTCCACCTGGCACCCCCGCCGCGACCGCTTCCGTGAACTCCTCCACGCCACCAAACCGGACCCCACCCCCGCCACGTCCCCCGAGGACCGCGTCATCCAGACGTTCCTGGTGGAAGGCCGCCTCCGAGCCATCCCCACCCGCCGGGACAAACGCCTGGTCATCCTCGACCACATAGCCCGGCTCTTCGACCCCGGCGTCCGCTACTCGGAAAAAGACGTCAACGTAGCCCTGCGCGCCTTCCACGACGACTACGCCGCACTCCGCCGCTACCTGGTGGACGAGGGTCTCCTGGACCGCGAGGACAACGTCTACTGGCGCAGCGGCGGCTCGGTCGACATCTGA